From a region of the Georgenia yuyongxinii genome:
- the rapZ gene encoding RNase adapter RapZ, translating into MTAGSDETRPPTVPEGIPMLDDAARLPEAEPPELLILTGMSGAGRSRTAAALEDLDWYVVDNLPPRMLGALARMMTPTGGGVHRLAAVVDVRSGEFFAELVAVLDELRLQGTDYRIVFLDATDETLVRRYESVRRPHPLQGDGRLLDGITAERRLLTHLRRRADVLIDTTDLSVHDLARKVREVVAGESARPLRLSVVSFGFKYGLPLDADHVVDVRFLTNPYWVTELRHLTGQDEAVRQYVLGQDGASAFADRYVDAIAPVLDGYINELKPFVTIAVGCTGGKHRSVAMAEAISARLRERGQSVRTLHRDLGRE; encoded by the coding sequence ATGACTGCAGGCAGCGACGAGACCAGGCCGCCGACCGTCCCCGAGGGCATCCCGATGCTCGACGACGCCGCGCGCCTGCCGGAGGCCGAGCCGCCCGAGCTGCTCATCCTCACGGGCATGTCCGGCGCGGGCCGCTCCCGCACGGCTGCGGCCCTGGAGGACCTCGACTGGTACGTCGTGGACAACCTGCCGCCGCGCATGCTCGGCGCGCTCGCCCGCATGATGACCCCCACCGGCGGGGGCGTGCACCGGCTCGCGGCCGTGGTCGACGTGCGCAGTGGCGAGTTCTTCGCCGAGCTCGTCGCCGTCCTGGACGAGCTTCGGCTGCAGGGCACCGACTACCGCATCGTGTTCCTGGACGCCACCGATGAGACGCTCGTGCGCCGGTACGAGTCGGTGCGCCGCCCGCACCCGCTGCAGGGCGACGGCCGGCTGCTCGACGGCATCACGGCCGAGCGGCGGCTGCTCACCCACCTGCGGCGCCGCGCCGACGTCCTCATCGACACCACCGACCTGTCGGTGCACGACCTTGCCCGCAAGGTCCGCGAGGTCGTGGCGGGGGAGTCGGCGAGGCCGCTGCGGCTGAGCGTGGTGTCCTTCGGGTTCAAGTACGGCCTGCCGCTGGACGCCGACCACGTCGTCGACGTCCGCTTCCTGACGAACCCGTACTGGGTCACCGAGCTGCGCCACCTCACCGGGCAGGACGAGGCGGTGCGCCAGTACGTGCTCGGGCAGGACGGCGCCAGCGCGTTCGCCGACCGCTACGTCGACGCGATCGCCCCCGTGCTGGACGGGTACATCAACGAGCTCAAACCCTTCGTCACCATCGCGGTGGGCTGCACCGGCGGCAAGCACCGCTCCGTCGCCATGGCCGAGGCCATCTCGGCCCGCTTGCGCGAGCGGGGCCAGTCCGTGCGCACCCTGCACCGTGACCTGGGGCGCGAATGA
- a CDS encoding gluconeogenesis factor YvcK family protein, which yields MTPQPSPERTGATEPLPDRPPDPVLPGRPPDPVLPGVLPGRPPDRGVLQPGVRGPAVVALGGGHGLSATLGALRHLTQNLTAIVTVADDGGSSGRLREELGVLPPGDLRMALSALCDDGEWGLTWRDVLQHRFTSDGPLNNHAVGNLLIVALWELLGSEVAGLDWVGRLLGVRGRVLPMAAVPLEIEARVADGEGTRTVRGQSLVAVTHGVEHVRILPEDPPACPEAVAAVRAADWVVLGPGSWYTSVLPHLMVPALATALHETKARRALTLNLSAQVGETEGMTAADHVRSLHEHAPDLRLDVVVADPAAVEDLDALSAAVRDCGASLLLRQVGVGDGTAHHDTLRLAAAFRDAFAGVLGDVGTGEAGTTPR from the coding sequence ATGACCCCTCAGCCGTCCCCGGAGCGGACCGGGGCCACCGAACCCCTGCCCGACCGGCCGCCCGACCCCGTCCTGCCGGGGCGGCCGCCCGACCCCGTCCTGCCGGGGGTCCTGCCCGGCCGGCCGCCCGACCGCGGGGTGCTTCAACCCGGCGTGCGGGGACCCGCCGTCGTCGCCCTCGGCGGCGGCCACGGGCTCTCCGCCACCCTCGGCGCTCTGCGGCACCTCACCCAGAACCTCACCGCGATCGTCACGGTCGCGGACGACGGCGGATCCTCCGGCCGGCTGCGCGAGGAGCTCGGCGTACTGCCTCCCGGGGACCTGCGCATGGCGCTGTCGGCCCTGTGCGACGACGGCGAGTGGGGCCTGACGTGGCGCGACGTGCTCCAGCACCGCTTCACGTCCGACGGCCCGCTGAACAACCACGCGGTCGGCAACCTGCTGATCGTGGCGCTGTGGGAGCTGCTCGGCAGCGAGGTCGCCGGCCTGGACTGGGTGGGCCGGCTCCTCGGCGTGCGCGGGCGGGTCCTGCCGATGGCCGCCGTCCCGCTGGAGATCGAGGCCCGCGTGGCCGACGGCGAGGGCACCCGCACCGTCCGTGGCCAGTCGCTCGTGGCCGTGACCCACGGCGTCGAGCACGTGCGGATCCTCCCGGAGGACCCGCCGGCGTGCCCCGAGGCCGTGGCCGCGGTGCGGGCCGCCGACTGGGTCGTGCTCGGACCCGGCTCCTGGTACACCTCCGTCCTGCCGCACCTGATGGTGCCTGCGCTGGCGACGGCCCTGCACGAGACGAAGGCGCGCCGCGCCCTGACCCTGAACCTCTCCGCGCAGGTGGGGGAGACCGAGGGCATGACCGCCGCCGACCACGTCCGCTCGTTGCACGAGCACGCCCCGGACCTGCGGCTCGACGTGGTGGTGGCCGACCCCGCCGCGGTGGAGGACCTCGACGCCCTGTCCGCCGCCGTCCGTGACTGCGGGGCCAGCCTGCTGCTGCGGCAGGTGGGCGTGGGCGACGGCACCGCACACCACGACACCCTGCGTCTTGCCGCGGCATTCCGCGACGCGTTCGCGGGTGTGCTGGGGGACGTCGGCACGGGCGAGGCGGGAACCACTCCCCGATGA